In the Bacteroidota bacterium genome, AAATAAAATTAAAAGAGACCGAAAATTTAATTTTATCGTGTTCGGGTTTATGGTGCGAAGCATTTGCTGCAGAATACAGTACTATACCAGGGAGTCAAGTAGACATAACAACGCAAGTAGTAAATCGCTCGGAATATCCTGTAAAGCTCACGCAAATTAGGTATTTTAATCAAAATGATACTTTATTAACGGTTAGCCCAAAACAAAATGAATTACTCAGTTATAAACACAAGGAAACACTTGCACCAAATACTAACTTTTCAACACCCTATTGGCTAACCGAACAGCACAGCATTGGTAGGTACGTGGTTAACAATCAACTCCTGATGGGTAAGGCAGAGAATGATGCGGCAGCAATTGTTTCATTTTATTTTGAATGGAAAGATTTTGTGCTAAAAGTAGTTCGACCTCTTGTGTATAAATCAACCGATCCGGTAAAAGGTGAAATATACCGGCCTTTCGAAATATTGCCGCCTGCAACAATAAACTTATCGGATAAGGTGTTTGCATTTGGAGATTTGTCGCCAAAAAAAATACAACTAAGCATCAAAGCTAATGCATCAAATGTTTCCGGAACTATTGAATTTAAAGTACCAGAAGGTTGGACTTTGGTTTTAGATCAAAAAGAATTTACTTTAAAGAATAAGGGTGAGGAAGCAATCGTTAATGCAAGTTTGGCCCCCTCCAAAGACAACAAAGAAGGAAAACTGGAACTAGCATTACTAATTAATAATTTGCGCTACAGTAAAAGTATCCGAAGAATCGATTACGACCATATTCCAAGTCAATTTATACTAACCAACGCTGAAGCTAAATTGGTGAATATTAACCTCAAAAAAACCGGCACTAAAATCGGCTACATTCCAGGTGCAGGAGATGAAGTTGCCGATTGTCTTAAACAAATTGGTTATGAAATAACAACGCTTACAGATGACTTACTACTAAGCGAAAATTTAGCTCAATTCACAGCTATTATAAGTGGTGTACGCGCATACAATACCAACGATAAACTCCAAAATTTGTATCCGCGTTTAATGGAATATATAAATCAAGGTGGAAACTTAATTGTTCAATACAATACAAATAACCGCATTGGTCCATTATTGGCTAAGATTGGCCCCTACCCTTTTACCATTTCACGTGATCGTGTAACCGATGAAACCGCAGAAGTACGATTTAGCTTGCCGGAACACAGTTGCTTGAATTTTCCGAATAAAATAACGGCTGCTGATTTTGAGAATTGGATACAAGAGCGAGGAATTTATTTTGCCACTGAAGTGGATAAAAATTACAGCAGTATTTTATCGATGAATGATCCAAACGAAAAAGCGCTTGACGGTAGCTTAATTATTGGTGCCTATGGAAAAGGAAATTTTGTGTATACCGGACTCGATTTTTTTCGCGAACTCCCTGCGGGTATACCCGGAGCGTATCGTTTACTTGTTAATTTAATAAGTTTGCCGCAGCAAGCAGTTAAAAAATAATTAAACTTTCGTGCTTTGAAAATCACTTTATTTTTAATTGGGAAAACAGAAGAAGGATTTGTGAAAACGGCGTGCGAACAGTATGAAAAACGCCTTAAGCATTACATTCCATTTGTAATTAATGTTATACCCGATGTTAAAAATGCAGGCAAGCTGGCACATCAGGAGCTAAAATTAAAAGAAGGCGAATTGCTGCTTAAACAACTTAACAATTCCGATTTTGTAGTGCTCTTAGATGACAAAGGCAAACAATTTTCATCCATCGAATATGCCGCTTATCTGCAGCTGCAGATGAATAGCGGATTAAAAAATCTATGCTTTGTGGTTGGCGGTGCTTTTGGGTTTAGCGATGAAGTGTATGCGCGTGCCAATTCAAAATTTTCGCTTTCCAAAATGACTTTTACCCATCAAATGATTCGTATGCTTTTTTTGGAGCAAAGCTATCGGGCATTAAGCATTTTGAAAGGAGAATCTTATCACCACGAGTAAGGTTCATAATAAGCTTACTGTTCAGTTCACAATAAGCAGAAATGTTAAATAGCGGACATTCTTTAGGCTAAGCCACTGATGCTTATCGGTATATCATTAGGAACTCTATTCAAAAAGTAGAAAGAGCTGCTTTCATTTTTATTTCCCATTCCTAATCGATATTTTTGTTGAAGTCAAATTAAAAATAATTCTATGAAAAAAATTACATTCATTCTTTCTTTGTTAACACTTTCATTCGGTGTTCAAAGTAAAGTTG is a window encoding:
- a CDS encoding PIG-L family deacetylase — encoded protein: MKKIAFLIICPLFIWMNSARSQSQLNSAEILLGMKKLSTVGSVLYIAAHPDDENTRLLSYLAKEKNLRTGYLSITRGDGGQNLIGKEQSEALGLIRTQELLAARRVDGAEQFFTHANDFGYSKNPEETFGFWNKDSILADVVWVIRNFKPDVLICRFPTTGEGGHGHHTASAILALEAFDAAADANRFPEQLKYTQVWQAKRVFWNTFNFGGTNTTASNQLQVDVGVFNPLTGKSYGEVAAESRSNHKSQGFGSAKSRGTTVEYFKLLKGDSTKLSLFDGIVQDWNRFKETSKVKAQVESCIANFNALNPSKSIPELILIYRALQQLEDKNEQISYWKKIKLKETENLILSCSGLWCEAFAAEYSTIPGSQVDITTQVVNRSEYPVKLTQIRYFNQNDTLLTVSPKQNELLSYKHKETLAPNTNFSTPYWLTEQHSIGRYVVNNQLLMGKAENDAAAIVSFYFEWKDFVLKVVRPLVYKSTDPVKGEIYRPFEILPPATINLSDKVFAFGDLSPKKIQLSIKANASNVSGTIEFKVPEGWTLVLDQKEFTLKNKGEEAIVNASLAPSKDNKEGKLELALLINNLRYSKSIRRIDYDHIPSQFILTNAEAKLVNINLKKTGTKIGYIPGAGDEVADCLKQIGYEITTLTDDLLLSENLAQFTAIISGVRAYNTNDKLQNLYPRLMEYINQGGNLIVQYNTNNRIGPLLAKIGPYPFTISRDRVTDETAEVRFSLPEHSCLNFPNKITAADFENWIQERGIYFATEVDKNYSSILSMNDPNEKALDGSLIIGAYGKGNFVYTGLDFFRELPAGIPGAYRLLVNLISLPQQAVKK
- the rlmH gene encoding 23S rRNA (pseudouridine(1915)-N(3))-methyltransferase RlmH — protein: MKITLFLIGKTEEGFVKTACEQYEKRLKHYIPFVINVIPDVKNAGKLAHQELKLKEGELLLKQLNNSDFVVLLDDKGKQFSSIEYAAYLQLQMNSGLKNLCFVVGGAFGFSDEVYARANSKFSLSKMTFTHQMIRMLFLEQSYRALSILKGESYHHE